One Gadus morhua chromosome 23, gadMor3.0, whole genome shotgun sequence DNA segment encodes these proteins:
- the mos gene encoding proto-oncogene serine/threonine-protein kinase mos: MPSPIPVTRLLPKDFYPSLSIGVCSSPLTKYANATTLNVPAQRLHGKVASKLWSSVIHWKELQAMQQIGSGGFGSVYKATYFGDTIAVKKVKKCSKNKLASRQSFWAELNAAHLRHKNVVHVIAATTCVPANSENENNIGTILMEYVGSRNLHHIIYGSADALGKDTCLRYSADIVQGLRFLHSHGIVHLDIKPANVLVSNGDICKIVDFGSSIQVDRACEAGSVTPCLQNVGGTYTHRAPELLKGESITPKADIFSFGITLWQLITREQPYPGDREHVLYAVVAYNLRPPLEDEPLLRPTQGVHALSCRTLVCRCWSGEAASRPTAEEVLVALEELRSRP, from the coding sequence ATGCCTTCTCCAATACCCGTGACTCGCCTGCTGCCGAAAGACTTTTATCCGTCTCTCAGCATCGGAGTTTGCAGTAGTCCACTGACCAAATACGCAAATGCTACGACATTGAACGTGCCTGCTCAAAGGCTCCACGGGAAGGTGGCGAGCAAGCTGTGGTCGTCGGTGATTCATTGGAAAGAGCTGCAGGCGATGCAGCAGATAGGCTCCGGAGGGTTCGGTTCGGTGTACAAGGCGACGTACTTCGGGGACACAATCGCGGTTAAGAAAGTGAAAAAGTGCTCAAAGAATAAGTTGGCTTCCAGACAAAGCTTTTGGGCAGAACTAAACGCCGCACATCTTCGGCATAAAAATGTGGTGCACGTGATCGCAGCGACGACGTGTGTCCCCGCCAACTCGGAGAACGAGAACAACATTGGCACGATACTGATGGAGTACGTTGGCAGCCGCAATCTCCACCACATCATCTATGGCTCTGCAGACGCTCTTGGGAAGGACACTTGTCTCAGGTACTCCGCAGATATCGTCCAAGGCCTCCGCTTCTTGCATTCCCACGGCATTGTCCATTTAGACATCAAACCGGCAAACGTGTTGGTTTCAAACGGGGACATCTGCAAAATCGTCGATTTTGGCAGTTCGATTCAAGTGGACCGTGCATGTGAGGCAGGCTCCGTCACGCCCTGTTTGCAAAACGTCGGGGGCACCTATACCCACCGAGCACCCGAGCTGCTCAAAGGAGAGAGCATCACCCCAAAAGCGGACATCTTCTCGTTCGGGATCACGTTGTGGCAGCTGATCACCAGGGAGCAGCCATACCCAGGGGACAGGGAACACGTTTTGTATGCGGTCGTGGCTTATAATCTGCGGCCGCCTTTGGAAGACGAGCCGTTGCTCCGACCGACCCAGGGGGTGCATGCTCTGAGCTGCCGGACGCTGGTGTGTCGCTGCTGGAGCGGTGAGGCAGCTTCCAGGCCCACGGCCGAGGAGGTCCTGGTGGCTCTGGAGGAGCTGCGGTCCAGACCCTGA